From the Primulina tabacum isolate GXHZ01 chromosome 15, ASM2559414v2, whole genome shotgun sequence genome, one window contains:
- the LOC142528071 gene encoding squalene monooxygenase SE1-like isoform X4: MISIFLVVSLLCCLGSFCFSSCGCNESSEPGGGLTAEAGGEADIIIVGAGVAGAALAYTLAKEGRQVHVIERDLTEPDRIVGELLQPGGYLKLIELGLEDCDGDDIDAQRVFGYALYKDGRNAMLSYPLDKFHSHVSGRSFHNGRFIQKMREKASTLSNVSLEQGTVTSLIKEEGTVKGVRYKNKNGQEMSAYAPLTIVCDGCFSNLRRSLCTPKVESPSCFVGLVLENCELPFANHGRVVLGDPSPILFYPISSTEIRCLVDIPEQKVPSIANGEMANYLKTVVAPQIPLQLHDSFNAAIDKGNIRTMPNRSMPAIPHPTPGALLMGDAFNMRHPLTGGGMTVALSDIVVLRDLLKPINNLHDATTLSKYLESFYTLRKPVASTINTLAGALYKVFCASPDQARQEMRQACFDYLSLGGIFSNGPVSLLSGLNPRPLSLVLHFFAVAVYGVGRLLLPFPSPKRIWLGAKLLSGASGIILPIIKTEGVRQMFFPATVPAYYRAPPRTLSKIKYLIFPK; encoded by the exons ATGATCAGTATATTTTTGGTGGTTTCTTTGCTTTGTTGTTTGGGTTCGTTCTGCTTCTCATCTT GTGGGTGCAATGAGAGCTCCGAACCTGGAGGTGGTTTAACGGCGGAGGCTGGCGGAGAGGCTGACATTATCATTGTGGGCGCCGGTGTGGCAGGGGCGGCTCTGGCTTATACTCTTGCCAAG gAGGGTCGCCAAGTTCATGTGATCGAAAGAGACTTAACTGAGCCAGACCGTATAGTTGGGGAACTTCTACAGCCTGGAGGGTACCTAAAATTAATTGAGTTAGGCTTAGAAG ATTGTGATGGCGATGATATTGACGCTCAACGAGTTTTTGGATATGCCCTTTACAAGGATGGTAGAAATGCCATGCTATCTTATCCCTTGGACAAATTTCACTCACATGTCTCTGGGAGAAGCTTTCACAATGGCCGTTTTATACAGAAGATGAGAGAAAAGGCCAGCACTCTTTCGAA TGTTAGCCTTGAACAAGGAACAGTGACATCCTTGATTAAAGAAGAGGGCACGGTTAAAGGGGTGCGATACAAAAACAAGAATGGTCAAGAAATGTCTGCTTACGCTCCTCTAACCATTGTTTGTGATGGTTGTTTTTCAAACCTGAGACGCTCTCTCTGCACTCCCAAG GTGGAAAGCCCCTCTTGTTTTGTTGGTTTGGTTCTGGAAAATTGTGAACTCCCATTTGCTAATCATGGGCGTGTTGTTCTTGGAGATCCGTCACCAATCTTATTTTATCCGATCAGCAGTACTGAGATCCGTTGTCTGGTTGATATACCCGAACAGAAGGTGCCTTCCATCGCCAATGGTGAAATGGCTAATTACTTGAAGACGGTGGTGGCTCCACAG ATTCCTCTGCAGCTTCACGATTCATTTAACGCGGCGATTGATAAAGGAAACATAAGAACCATGCCAAACAGAAGCATGCCTGCGATTCCTCATCCCACTCCTGGTGCACTTTTGATGGGAGACGCCTTTAATATGCGTCATCCTCTGACTGGGGGAGGAATGACAGTCGCTCTATCAGACATTGTCGTTCTTCGCGATCTTCTTAAACCTATAAACAATTTACACGATGCAACTACACTAAGCAAGTATCTTGAATCCTTCTACACCCTTAGAAAG CCCGTGGCATCTACGATCAATACATTAGCTGGAGCCCTTTACAAAGTTTTTTGTGCATCTCCAGACCAAGCTAGGCAGGAAATGCGACAAGCATGTTTCGACTATTTGAGTCTTGGAGGCATTTTCTCCAATGGCCCTGTGTCTTTGCTTTCTGGTCTGAATCCACGCCCTTTAAGCCTCGTTCTCCATTTCTTTGCGGTTGCAGTCTATGGCGTTGGCCGATTGTTGCTGCCGTTTCCTTCTCCGAAAAGGATTTGGTTGGGAGCTAAGTTGCTCTCA GGTGCATCAGGAATTATTTTGCCGATTATAAAGACAGAGGGAGTCAGACAAATGTTCTTCCCCGCTACTGTTCCAGCGTACTATAGAGCTCCCCCACGGACACtttctaaaataaaatatctgatTTTCCCCAAATAG
- the LOC142528071 gene encoding squalene monooxygenase SE1-like isoform X1, whose protein sequence is MDDQYIFGGFFALLFGFVLLLILRRESKRNVGSMRIGRKGGCNESSEPGGGLTAEAGGEADIIIVGAGVAGAALAYTLAKEGRQVHVIERDLTEPDRIVGELLQPGGYLKLIELGLEDCDGDDIDAQRVFGYALYKDGRNAMLSYPLDKFHSHVSGRSFHNGRFIQKMREKASTLSNVSLEQGTVTSLIKEEGTVKGVRYKNKNGQEMSAYAPLTIVCDGCFSNLRRSLCTPKVESPSCFVGLVLENCELPFANHGRVVLGDPSPILFYPISSTEIRCLVDIPEQKVPSIANGEMANYLKTVVAPQIPLQLHDSFNAAIDKGNIRTMPNRSMPAIPHPTPGALLMGDAFNMRHPLTGGGMTVALSDIVVLRDLLKPINNLHDATTLSKYLESFYTLRKPVASTINTLAGALYKVFCASPDQARQEMRQACFDYLSLGGIFSNGPVSLLSGLNPRPLSLVLHFFAVAVYGVGRLLLPFPSPKRIWLGAKLLSGASGIILPIIKTEGVRQMFFPATVPAYYRAPPRTLSKIKYLIFPK, encoded by the exons ATGGATGATCAGTATATTTTTGGTGGTTTCTTTGCTTTGTTGTTTGGGTTCGTTCTGCTTCTCATCTTGCGTAGAGAGAGTAAGAGAAACGTAGGGTCGATGAGGATTGGACGTAAAGGTGGGTGCAATGAGAGCTCCGAACCTGGAGGTGGTTTAACGGCGGAGGCTGGCGGAGAGGCTGACATTATCATTGTGGGCGCCGGTGTGGCAGGGGCGGCTCTGGCTTATACTCTTGCCAAG gAGGGTCGCCAAGTTCATGTGATCGAAAGAGACTTAACTGAGCCAGACCGTATAGTTGGGGAACTTCTACAGCCTGGAGGGTACCTAAAATTAATTGAGTTAGGCTTAGAAG ATTGTGATGGCGATGATATTGACGCTCAACGAGTTTTTGGATATGCCCTTTACAAGGATGGTAGAAATGCCATGCTATCTTATCCCTTGGACAAATTTCACTCACATGTCTCTGGGAGAAGCTTTCACAATGGCCGTTTTATACAGAAGATGAGAGAAAAGGCCAGCACTCTTTCGAA TGTTAGCCTTGAACAAGGAACAGTGACATCCTTGATTAAAGAAGAGGGCACGGTTAAAGGGGTGCGATACAAAAACAAGAATGGTCAAGAAATGTCTGCTTACGCTCCTCTAACCATTGTTTGTGATGGTTGTTTTTCAAACCTGAGACGCTCTCTCTGCACTCCCAAG GTGGAAAGCCCCTCTTGTTTTGTTGGTTTGGTTCTGGAAAATTGTGAACTCCCATTTGCTAATCATGGGCGTGTTGTTCTTGGAGATCCGTCACCAATCTTATTTTATCCGATCAGCAGTACTGAGATCCGTTGTCTGGTTGATATACCCGAACAGAAGGTGCCTTCCATCGCCAATGGTGAAATGGCTAATTACTTGAAGACGGTGGTGGCTCCACAG ATTCCTCTGCAGCTTCACGATTCATTTAACGCGGCGATTGATAAAGGAAACATAAGAACCATGCCAAACAGAAGCATGCCTGCGATTCCTCATCCCACTCCTGGTGCACTTTTGATGGGAGACGCCTTTAATATGCGTCATCCTCTGACTGGGGGAGGAATGACAGTCGCTCTATCAGACATTGTCGTTCTTCGCGATCTTCTTAAACCTATAAACAATTTACACGATGCAACTACACTAAGCAAGTATCTTGAATCCTTCTACACCCTTAGAAAG CCCGTGGCATCTACGATCAATACATTAGCTGGAGCCCTTTACAAAGTTTTTTGTGCATCTCCAGACCAAGCTAGGCAGGAAATGCGACAAGCATGTTTCGACTATTTGAGTCTTGGAGGCATTTTCTCCAATGGCCCTGTGTCTTTGCTTTCTGGTCTGAATCCACGCCCTTTAAGCCTCGTTCTCCATTTCTTTGCGGTTGCAGTCTATGGCGTTGGCCGATTGTTGCTGCCGTTTCCTTCTCCGAAAAGGATTTGGTTGGGAGCTAAGTTGCTCTCA GGTGCATCAGGAATTATTTTGCCGATTATAAAGACAGAGGGAGTCAGACAAATGTTCTTCCCCGCTACTGTTCCAGCGTACTATAGAGCTCCCCCACGGACACtttctaaaataaaatatctgatTTTCCCCAAATAG
- the LOC142528071 gene encoding squalene monooxygenase SE1-like isoform X3: MDDQYIFGGFFALLFGFVLLLILRRESKRNVGSMRIGRKGGCNESSEPGGGLTAEAGGEADIIIVGAGVAGAALAYTLAKEGRQVHVIERDLTEPDRIVGELLQPGGYLKLIELGLEDCDGDDIDAQRVFGYALYKDGRNAMLSYPLDKFHSHVSGRSFHNGRFIQKMREKASTLSNVSLEQGTVTSLIKEEGTVKGVRYKNKNGQEMSAYAPLTIVCDGCFSNLRRSLCTPKVESPSCFVGLVLENCELPFANHGRVVLGDPSPILFYPISSTEIRCLVDIPEQKVPSIANGEMANYLKTVVAPQIPLQLHDSFNAAIDKGNIRTMPNRSMPAIPHPTPGALLMGDAFNMRHPLTGGGMTVALSDIVVLRDLLKPINNLHDATTLSKYLESFYTLRKPVASTINTLAGALYKVFCASPDQARQEMRQACFDYLSLGGIFSNGPVSLLSGCIRNYFADYKDRGSQTNVLPRYCSSVL, translated from the exons ATGGATGATCAGTATATTTTTGGTGGTTTCTTTGCTTTGTTGTTTGGGTTCGTTCTGCTTCTCATCTTGCGTAGAGAGAGTAAGAGAAACGTAGGGTCGATGAGGATTGGACGTAAAGGTGGGTGCAATGAGAGCTCCGAACCTGGAGGTGGTTTAACGGCGGAGGCTGGCGGAGAGGCTGACATTATCATTGTGGGCGCCGGTGTGGCAGGGGCGGCTCTGGCTTATACTCTTGCCAAG gAGGGTCGCCAAGTTCATGTGATCGAAAGAGACTTAACTGAGCCAGACCGTATAGTTGGGGAACTTCTACAGCCTGGAGGGTACCTAAAATTAATTGAGTTAGGCTTAGAAG ATTGTGATGGCGATGATATTGACGCTCAACGAGTTTTTGGATATGCCCTTTACAAGGATGGTAGAAATGCCATGCTATCTTATCCCTTGGACAAATTTCACTCACATGTCTCTGGGAGAAGCTTTCACAATGGCCGTTTTATACAGAAGATGAGAGAAAAGGCCAGCACTCTTTCGAA TGTTAGCCTTGAACAAGGAACAGTGACATCCTTGATTAAAGAAGAGGGCACGGTTAAAGGGGTGCGATACAAAAACAAGAATGGTCAAGAAATGTCTGCTTACGCTCCTCTAACCATTGTTTGTGATGGTTGTTTTTCAAACCTGAGACGCTCTCTCTGCACTCCCAAG GTGGAAAGCCCCTCTTGTTTTGTTGGTTTGGTTCTGGAAAATTGTGAACTCCCATTTGCTAATCATGGGCGTGTTGTTCTTGGAGATCCGTCACCAATCTTATTTTATCCGATCAGCAGTACTGAGATCCGTTGTCTGGTTGATATACCCGAACAGAAGGTGCCTTCCATCGCCAATGGTGAAATGGCTAATTACTTGAAGACGGTGGTGGCTCCACAG ATTCCTCTGCAGCTTCACGATTCATTTAACGCGGCGATTGATAAAGGAAACATAAGAACCATGCCAAACAGAAGCATGCCTGCGATTCCTCATCCCACTCCTGGTGCACTTTTGATGGGAGACGCCTTTAATATGCGTCATCCTCTGACTGGGGGAGGAATGACAGTCGCTCTATCAGACATTGTCGTTCTTCGCGATCTTCTTAAACCTATAAACAATTTACACGATGCAACTACACTAAGCAAGTATCTTGAATCCTTCTACACCCTTAGAAAG CCCGTGGCATCTACGATCAATACATTAGCTGGAGCCCTTTACAAAGTTTTTTGTGCATCTCCAGACCAAGCTAGGCAGGAAATGCGACAAGCATGTTTCGACTATTTGAGTCTTGGAGGCATTTTCTCCAATGGCCCTGTGTCTTTGCTTTCTG GGTGCATCAGGAATTATTTTGCCGATTATAAAGACAGAGGGAGTCAGACAAATGTTCTTCCCCGCTACTGTTCCAGCGTACTATAG
- the LOC142528071 gene encoding squalene monooxygenase SE1-like isoform X2, producing MDDQYIFGGFFALLFGFVLLLILRRESKRNVGSMRIGRKGGCNESSEPGGGLTAEAGGEADIIIVGAGVAGAALAYTLAKEGRQVHVIERDLTEPDRIVGELLQPGGYLKLIELGLEDCDGDDIDAQRVFGYALYKDGRNAMLSYPLDKFHSHVSGRSFHNGRFIQKMREKASTLSNVSLEQGTVTSLIKEEGTVKGVRYKNKNGQEMSAYAPLTIVCDGCFSNLRRSLCTPKVESPSCFVGLVLENCELPFANHGRVVLGDPSPILFYPISSTEIRCLVDIPEQKVPSIANGEMANYLKTVVAPQLHDSFNAAIDKGNIRTMPNRSMPAIPHPTPGALLMGDAFNMRHPLTGGGMTVALSDIVVLRDLLKPINNLHDATTLSKYLESFYTLRKPVASTINTLAGALYKVFCASPDQARQEMRQACFDYLSLGGIFSNGPVSLLSGLNPRPLSLVLHFFAVAVYGVGRLLLPFPSPKRIWLGAKLLSGASGIILPIIKTEGVRQMFFPATVPAYYRAPPRTLSKIKYLIFPK from the exons ATGGATGATCAGTATATTTTTGGTGGTTTCTTTGCTTTGTTGTTTGGGTTCGTTCTGCTTCTCATCTTGCGTAGAGAGAGTAAGAGAAACGTAGGGTCGATGAGGATTGGACGTAAAGGTGGGTGCAATGAGAGCTCCGAACCTGGAGGTGGTTTAACGGCGGAGGCTGGCGGAGAGGCTGACATTATCATTGTGGGCGCCGGTGTGGCAGGGGCGGCTCTGGCTTATACTCTTGCCAAG gAGGGTCGCCAAGTTCATGTGATCGAAAGAGACTTAACTGAGCCAGACCGTATAGTTGGGGAACTTCTACAGCCTGGAGGGTACCTAAAATTAATTGAGTTAGGCTTAGAAG ATTGTGATGGCGATGATATTGACGCTCAACGAGTTTTTGGATATGCCCTTTACAAGGATGGTAGAAATGCCATGCTATCTTATCCCTTGGACAAATTTCACTCACATGTCTCTGGGAGAAGCTTTCACAATGGCCGTTTTATACAGAAGATGAGAGAAAAGGCCAGCACTCTTTCGAA TGTTAGCCTTGAACAAGGAACAGTGACATCCTTGATTAAAGAAGAGGGCACGGTTAAAGGGGTGCGATACAAAAACAAGAATGGTCAAGAAATGTCTGCTTACGCTCCTCTAACCATTGTTTGTGATGGTTGTTTTTCAAACCTGAGACGCTCTCTCTGCACTCCCAAG GTGGAAAGCCCCTCTTGTTTTGTTGGTTTGGTTCTGGAAAATTGTGAACTCCCATTTGCTAATCATGGGCGTGTTGTTCTTGGAGATCCGTCACCAATCTTATTTTATCCGATCAGCAGTACTGAGATCCGTTGTCTGGTTGATATACCCGAACAGAAGGTGCCTTCCATCGCCAATGGTGAAATGGCTAATTACTTGAAGACGGTGGTGGCTCCACAG CTTCACGATTCATTTAACGCGGCGATTGATAAAGGAAACATAAGAACCATGCCAAACAGAAGCATGCCTGCGATTCCTCATCCCACTCCTGGTGCACTTTTGATGGGAGACGCCTTTAATATGCGTCATCCTCTGACTGGGGGAGGAATGACAGTCGCTCTATCAGACATTGTCGTTCTTCGCGATCTTCTTAAACCTATAAACAATTTACACGATGCAACTACACTAAGCAAGTATCTTGAATCCTTCTACACCCTTAGAAAG CCCGTGGCATCTACGATCAATACATTAGCTGGAGCCCTTTACAAAGTTTTTTGTGCATCTCCAGACCAAGCTAGGCAGGAAATGCGACAAGCATGTTTCGACTATTTGAGTCTTGGAGGCATTTTCTCCAATGGCCCTGTGTCTTTGCTTTCTGGTCTGAATCCACGCCCTTTAAGCCTCGTTCTCCATTTCTTTGCGGTTGCAGTCTATGGCGTTGGCCGATTGTTGCTGCCGTTTCCTTCTCCGAAAAGGATTTGGTTGGGAGCTAAGTTGCTCTCA GGTGCATCAGGAATTATTTTGCCGATTATAAAGACAGAGGGAGTCAGACAAATGTTCTTCCCCGCTACTGTTCCAGCGTACTATAGAGCTCCCCCACGGACACtttctaaaataaaatatctgatTTTCCCCAAATAG